The genomic window CGGCCACCGACCCGGAGGCCTTGGGCCGGTGGTTCTGTGACCAGGCAAATTCTGGCTCGCTGCCCGTCTATCTGACCACCTTTGACCAGACTTTGGCCGTGATGCAAACTGCGGACAACCTGGCCCGCGTGGCCCGCGAGGCGGTGATCGACCTAGCCAACGACGGCGTGGTCCACGCCGAACTCCGTTTCGCCCCCGAGCAGCACACCCGTGGCGGACTCGGAATGAGCCAAGCGGTCAGCGCCGTGTTGGCAGGCCTAAGTGAAGGCGCTCAGGAAGCGACGACCGCTGGCCAACCGATCACTACCGGCCTGATCCTGTGCGCCATGCGCCAGGCCAACAACGCCCCTGCCGTCGCCGAATTGGCGCTGGCCAAGCGCCAGACCGGCGTAGTCGGCTTCGACCTGGCTGGCCCGGAAGCTGGTTTCAGGCCAAGCCTGTTTGTGGACACGCTACGGCGGCTGCGCCTGGCCAGTTTCCCGGTCACCCTGCATGCCGGTGAGGCCGATGCCGCCGCTTCAGTTGCAGAGGCAATCCACCTTGGTGGGGCCATCAGGGTGGGCCATGGCGTCCGGCTGATTGACGACATCGGCGACCCGCTTGACCCGACCGCAGCCCAACTTGGCCCCCTGGCGCACTGGGTCCGGGACCAGGCCATCGCCCTCGAAATGTGCCCCACATCGAATCTCCAGACCGGCGCCGCCAAGTCATACGCCGCTCACCCCATCACGGCACTGCACCGCCTTGGTTTCACGGTCACGATCAATTGCGACAACCGCCTAGTGTCTGGCACCTCCATGTCCGCCGAAATGTCTCACCTGGTCGAACAAGCCGGTTGGGAGCTGCCGGACCTAGCTCAGGCCACACTCAACGCGGCCAGCGCCGCGTTTTTGCACCACGACGCCCGGCAGGACCTAATTGACAACCTGATTGTGCCGCGCCTGACCGTCCTGCCCTAGCGGCACCTGACCATCCTGCCCTAGTGGCACCGGCTCGATTTTCGCCTGGCCGCAGCCCGCCTGAACCGGATCATGCGCAACGCCCAAGTGGCGGCGATAATGGCTAGGAACGCTTTAGCGGTTAGGAAGGCGCGGTGCATACGACCGACCCATCCAACACCCCAGGCTAACGAGGCTTAGGAAGACACGGTGAACGGGACCGAACAAACCAGCGCCGCCCAAACAAACGGCCACAGCCAAACCAGCGCCGCCCAGACAAGCGGCGACAGCCAAATCAGCGCCGCCCAGGTAGTCGACAAGGGCCAGCAGCTTTGGGAGCTGCTGCGCGGAACCGCCGCCCAAGCTTTGGTAAAGGCCTACGCACCCTACTCCGACTACCCGGTCGGGGCGGCCGCCCTGGTCGATGACGGCCGGGTGGTCAGCGGCGCCAATGTTGAGAATGCCTCTTTTGGCTTGACCCTATGCGCCGAATGCTCGTTGATCAGCGCCCTAACAATGAGCGGAGGCGGACGCCTGGTGGCGTTCTGCTGTCTGGACAAGTTTGGCGGCGTCATAATGCCCTGCGGTCGGTGCCGGCAGTTGCTTTGGGAACATGGCGGCGCCGAGTTACTGATTCTGACTCCAAATGGAGAACGAACCATGACCGCGGTCCTGCCTCAGGCCTGGGGGTTGGGCCAAGAGGCTGATGAGGCAGAAACCGACCCGGTGGCAGCTCTGCAGCCTGGCGACGAGCCAGCCAGGGGGCGGCCCCGGCCGGTCGCGTCCCAACAAGCCGGCCCACGGCACCGGTCGCCCACGGCACGGACCTGAATCGCCAGCAGAATGACGGTTGAACCCTTCAGCGCGGTCGAGGTGATCGCGGCCAAACGCGACCAAAGACGCCTGACCAAGGCTCAAATCGACTGGGTGATTGACGCCTACGTCCGCGGCGTGGTGGCTGAGGAACAAATGAGCGCCCTGGCCATGGCCATTTGCTTAAACGGTTTGGACACCGGCGAATTGGCTTGCTGGACCGAGGCCATGGTCGAAACCGGCGAGAAAATGAGCTTCGCTGGGCTCGGCAAGGTGGCGGTGGACAAGCACTCGACCGGCGGCGTGGGCGACAAAATCACCTTGCCGCTGGCGCCGCTGGTGGCATCCTTCGGAGTTTGCGTGCCGCAGCTGTCCGGCCGCGGCCTGGGGCACACTGGTGGCACCTTGGACAAGCT from Micrococcales bacterium includes these protein-coding regions:
- a CDS encoding adenosine deaminase; protein product: MPPDVTQIKALPKVVLHDHLDGGLRPQTIIELAESAGHRLPATDPEALGRWFCDQANSGSLPVYLTTFDQTLAVMQTADNLARVAREAVIDLANDGVVHAELRFAPEQHTRGGLGMSQAVSAVLAGLSEGAQEATTAGQPITTGLILCAMRQANNAPAVAELALAKRQTGVVGFDLAGPEAGFRPSLFVDTLRRLRLASFPVTLHAGEADAAASVAEAIHLGGAIRVGHGVRLIDDIGDPLDPTAAQLGPLAHWVRDQAIALEMCPTSNLQTGAAKSYAAHPITALHRLGFTVTINCDNRLVSGTSMSAEMSHLVEQAGWELPDLAQATLNAASAAFLHHDARQDLIDNLIVPRLTVLP